GCACCGTGTCCCTCAGAACCAGACCCGACCTTCTTGTTGTCACTTCAGAACCCGACTCCGACCTTCATGTTGTAGCAGaaggtgaagcttcagaacatgtttggaagttgtatttatttttttaaataaagacttGACTATAATGTGTCATAGAGTTGGTGATATTTTCACTTGAATTGTTGtaaattttttttgtctttcattttttttaacagtatgTATTTTGCAACTTGCAGACAGCGAGTTTGGTGCTGGAACATAGGAAAGGTGAACTGCAGTACAATGGTCAGGAAAGTCCAAGTGCTCTGtgagtttccatggcaacgtgTCTTCCTCCGGAAGCTACTGGAACCTGCGCCAACATTTGGGACCATGGCACGATCTTTCTGCGGGGATAACCAAGTCACTTGAAGCCAGCAACTGGATGTGTCATGAAAGGTACCTTCACACTGAGGCGTGCTGCTCCAAGTGCCATCTTTAGTGCACCAGACGTCCCTCGACCCGACTATGACGCCCACACTGCAGTGATACCGCACCACGGTCCTGTACATGTACGGAGGCTCCGGAGCACCGTCGTGCTCTGCGTTGGCCACCACTGGAGGCTTGTCACACTGCACCGCTGAAACATCATGCACTTCAAATAAACAGCCAGgtgggggtcaaaggtcatgcgCACCTTCACAGACGGGAACTCGTCCGTCCCAGCCGAAGTTCAGGCAGCGCCTGGTCGCCTGTCCCACCAGCCTGTACCTGTTGGAGGACAAGAGGTTGAGGCTTCAGTCACCTCGCCGACAGGCTGGTATCACCCTTCGTCGCAGGAGGCCGTGGCCGTGTCCCCGAACTGGACCCCAGTGTAGGCGAATTGGCCGTATAGAATCTCTCCGGCAGAGCCGCACAGCCGACCTGCAACATGGAAGGGAGCGGTCACGAGGCAGGACAACATCTATGATCTGCTCCAGTCCAGCATGAATGCGATTTGGTCTTACGTTCGCACTGAAGCAGCAAAGGAGTCCACTTGCCGTCCACACACCAGCGGaatctgctgccccctgctgaagCGTATCCGACGCCGCACACAAACTGAACTCTTTCATTGTGGTCAAAAGTCTCCCGGTTCGCGTGGCGCTCTGCGATGTGGATGTTGGGATCGTGGACGTCCCTGGGAGCAGCGCAGCCGCCTGGACGGCAGGTGGGAGCGTGAGAGTCGGAGGGACGAGGGTTTGAATCTCAGACTCACCCTCTTTGGCGGCTTGGTGCTTGTCAGTGGTGGGGGAGAGGCGACACCGAGGGGGTTGGGGCTGCCATTGGCCGCTTCGGTTACACGTGATCTTCTTAGGTCCGTCCAGCTGGAACCCTGGACTGCAGGTGATGATGGCACTCTGCCCCACCTGGTACACGGTCAGGGACCCTTCGCTCTTCACGGAGTTTGTGACTTTTGGGGGAGAGCAGGAGGTGTGTGCCTCTGAGGGAGCGAGAACAACATGAGTTGATGGATAcaaggtgtgtgtctgtgtatatatatatatatatatatatatatatatatatatatatatatatatatatatacactcgtCCTCAAAATTATTCACACCCTTGCTAattcttgtgatttttttattttgtgatgaaatgaatgatttttttcaaatgtgtgtgtcagttatatgtggccaacaattgacagaatgacaaaaatatatttatttatttctggggtATTCTATTTCTGGCGTCCCAAAAAATGGCATGTTCAAAATGATTCATACCCCTGACAatctttcaacaaaaatgtgccaaatgtgGTATTTTTTGTCGAGTACTGACTTCAAGatgtcacaatgaagtaaacattgTTGGCCAAATGTTAAAGTGTAAAAAGACATCTTTCCAGAACACTATAAATAGGGGGAAAGTGTTCAGGTCATTCTTCATTTCTGGTCATCATGGTCAAGAAGGAGCAGCTCAGCGAGGACCTGCATCAGCGTCTTGTTTGTAGCCACAGTGAAGGAAAAGGTTACAAGACTATTTCCAAGCAGTATGATCTGTTTCcagagcatcatcaacaagtACAAGAGGTTCAACACCCTTAAAAACCTCGGTGGCCGTGGACAGAAGCGTAAGGTGTCCCCCAAACTTGCGAGGAAAATCTGCCGAGAGGTCAACACCGACCCACAGATGGCAACCAAGGCCCTCATGGAAACACTTGACCAGGCAGGGACAGAGGTGTCACAGTCCACCATTGAGCGAGTCTTGCATGGAGGAGGTCTCCATGGACGTAAACCTCGGAAGACACCGCTGCTCAGTAAGAAACATCTGTCAGCTCGCCTGGCCTTTTGTAGACGCCATCTGAAGCAAGATCCCAGCTTTTGGTTAACTATCTGATATCTGATCTTATCTTTTCTGATGAGACAAAGTTGTAGTTATTGGGCCATATGGATGCTCAGTatgtctggaggaagaaaggagaagCCTGTAGGCCAAAGAACACTGTGCCTACTGTCAAGTATGGTGGTGGAAGCATAATGTTATGGGgatgtttctcctccactgGCACAGGGAGTCACGTCAAGGTCCAAAGGAACCATGAAAAAGGAGGATTACATCAGGATacttgatgaaaatgtgaaggcATCCGCAGTGAAACTCCAGCTTGGCCACAACTGGACGTGCCAGCAAGACAATGATCCTAAAcacgctatatatatatatacacacagagTATATACACTCGCATGTATGTATCATGAGGAGCCCAGACGTGGGAGGCCTCAGGCTGTTCAGATCTGGGGATTGTGATGTCACTGAAGAATGATGGTTTTAATTTGTTCTTTCACAAATCCTTTGTTGGTTTTGTGTCTGTCATTTGCACAGAGCATCATTCTGCTGTAtccatgtgtgtgtgatggagagaGAGTGTGTCTCATGCATGAGCTGACATGATGCTCCTCCACATGAAAGCTTTGATTGTGGAAACCATCAGCTGGTGCTGTGCTCTGGCAGGAGTTCTTTGGAGGTGGGTCCTTTTCTATGAGTTGCTGTGCTCGGTAGAAGGTTGTGTGGCAGCTGTGCAgagctgcttctgtcaccagCTCAGCACCTTGGTGCATCTTGGGAATGGAGCTGGTTCTTGGACCAAGTGTCTTGTCTTGGCTGTTTTCAAGTGCTGCTCCTCCATGTGGAGGATGAATGTGTCAGGTCAAGCTGTCTGGTGCTCTTGGTGCAGAGGCAGAGGAGCCAGGGTGGAAGGCAACAGGCTCAGACTGATGGGGGTTCAAGGCCCATTTGGCCTTTAAGTGTCACACACCACATCTTTTTCAGTGTTGGGTGTGAATGAGCTGGAGAAATATGAGAAACGAACTGTGTGGATGTGACAGTGACTTGGTGGAGTGGGTAGAGCAGTGGCTCAGACACTGGTGATTGTGTCAAGTGTGGATTCAAATACCAGCGCTCCCTCTAGCAGCCCACTGAGAGGGGAACGCTGTGTGATGGAAGTGAGCTGGAGGAGTCTCGCGAGGCAGCAGGAGGGTGGCAAGGGCTCAGCAGGTGAGTGGACAAGTGTCATGACGCGCGGTAAAGTATTTTTACCTGTGCACTGAGGCGTGCTGCTCCAAGTGCCATCTTTAGTGCACCAGACGTCCCTCGACCCGACTATGACGCCCACACTGCAGTGATACCGCACCACGGTCCTGTACATGTACGGAGGCTCCGGAGCACCGTCGTGCTCTGCGTTGGCCACCACTGGAGGCTTGTCACACTGCACCGCTGAAACATCATGCACTTCAAATAAACAGCCAGgtgggggtcaaaggtcatgcgCACCTTCACAGACGGGAACTCGTCCGTCCCAGCCGAAGTTCAGGCAGCGCCTGGTCGCCTGTCCCACCAGCCTGTACCTGTTGGAGGACAAGAGGTTGAGGCTTCAGTCACCTCGCCGACAGGCTGGTATCACCCTTCGTCACAGGAGGCCGTGGCCGTGTCCCCGAACTGGACCCCAGTGTAGGCGAATTGGCCGTATAGAATCTCTCCGGCAGAGCCGCACAGCTGACCTGCAACATGGAAGGGAGCGGTCAGGAGGCAGGACAACATCTATGATCTGCTCCAGTCCAGCATGAATGCGATTTGGTCTTACGTTCGcactgaagcagcagaggagtcCACTTGCCGTCCACACACCAGCGGaatctgctgccccctgctgaagTGTATCCAACGCCGCACACAAACTGAACTCTTTCATTGTGGTCAAAAGTCTCCCGGTTCGCGTGGCGCTCTGCGATGTGGATGTTGGGATCGTGGACGTCCCTGGGAGCAGCGCAGCCGCCTGGACGGCAGGTGGGAGCGTGAGAGTCGGAGGGACGAGGGTTTGAATCTCAGACTCACCCTCTTTGGCGGCTTGGTGCTTGTCAGTGGTGGGGGAGAGGCGACACCGAGGGGGTTGGGGCTGCCATTGGCCGCTTCGGTTACACGTGATCTTCTTAGGTCCGTCCAGCTGGAACCCTGGACTGCAGGTGATGATGGCACTCTGCCCCACCTGGTACACGGTCAGGGACCCTTCGCTCTTCACGGAGTTTGTGACTTTTGGGGGAGAGCAGGAGGTGTGTGCCTCTGAGGGAGCGAGAACAACATGAGTTGATGGATAcaaggtgtgtgtctgtgtgaatatatatatatatatatatatatatatatatatagcctggAGCCCTATCTCCGGAAATGAACCCCATTGAAAACCTACGCTACCTGAGCTACTTGAACTCTTGCACCAGGAGAGGAACAAAGTCTCACAACAACACTCTCAGACAATGGTGGAGAGCAGGTCAAGACGCACGAAAGCTGTGCTTCAAACAAATGTTGATTCCTGAACTCTTGCTCAGTTAAAACATGAGtgttgtgatgtttttattttatttaccttttgtttttttgaccatttgtcattttctgcAAATTAGTACTCTAAATGATAATATTTTATGTGGAATTTGGAAGAGATCTTGTCAGTAgattataaaatgaaacaacaatgtTCATTTACTTAAACACACAATTGCCTCCTTCCCTTCTGCCCTCTCTTTCCCTTCCTCCCATTATCTTCTTTGTTCtcctttttctttcctctccttcttccacccttcctttcctttccatGTTTTCTCTCCTTTCCCAACATCGCTTAcccttcttcctcccctcctctcctttctctcctGTTACCCTTtccttccctctcctcccctcccctccctccacccttcctttcctttccttctctCCTTTCCCAACATCCCTgacccttcttcttcctctcctctcctttctctcctgttaccctttcctctcctctcctctcctctcctctcctctcctctcctctcctctcctctcctctcctctcctctcctctcctctcctctcctctcctctcctctcctctcctcccctcccctcccctcccctcccctcccctccctccatccttcctttccttcctttctctCCTTTCTCAACATCCCTGACCctacttcctcctctcctctctgtcctGTTACCCTTtccttccctctcctccctccctccatcctttcctttccttctctCCTTTCTCAACATCCCTTACCCTTCTTCCTCACCTGTGACTCTCTTTCCTCccttcctttcctctcctctccttcctccctccctccctttctTCCTGGTCTACCTCCTGGTGTTCAACATTAGGACACAGGTTCTCACTCGCACTCGACTGACGTGAGAAGCGTGTCTCTGGATGAGTGAGCACCTCAAACTCTCTCTCATACAGGCAGCAAGTGGCCCCAACAACAACCAGGACAGTGACGGGTTCTGATGCTGACACGTGACGTCACCACTACAACATCCATGTTGGATCATCCTGGTGTCAAAGATGAACCATCACCAAGTTCAGTGAGTCCGAGTTTGACGTAACCCCTTTAAATTCGCTGAGTTCTGACGGACACGCGCCACCAGGGGGCCCTCCATCACCGCCCGTGTCCAGCACAAACAACACACCTCACTTCAGACGGTCAACACTTGCGGGGTCAGAACTTACCGTGGCAGTTCGAAGTCAGCTTTCTCCACTTTCCGTTCGTGCATTGCAGCCAGCCCTTTCTTCGGGTCGCACTGTTGCCGTGCGCGCACCAGTAGCTGACCTTCTCGCCGTCACGGAACTTGCGTTTCTGTGAGAGCTCGGTCTGCGTGGACAGCGGGGGCGGCGAGCATTGGCTTCGATCCCGAGCTGTGAAATGACAAGGTATGATGAGGCTGCGATTGGAAAGGAAACCAGGGGAGTCATCTCCATTTACCTGCGTCCAGCAGAGTGACACACAGCAACATCAGAGTCCAGCTGAGGGTCGCCATCATCACTCCTGTGCGTCTACCAAGAACTGGAGGGAGGAATGAAGCCACCAGAGGGAGGGAACAGCTCATCCACGGATGCCAGGAGGCGGGTCCAAGACGGTACcgttttcacctccaactgtgCCCCATCTCGCTCAGTGACGCTGCACAGCTGTGTCACGTGTGAAGAAAGCTACAGAAACGGACTCTCTTGACCCACAGTCCTTTATTAAGAGGCACTTTACAAATGCACTGACTGGACACAAGTCACCCGAACTTTACAGCAAAGAAGGTCATTTTTACAAACTAGCCGTACCAAATGTAACAAAGACTTTTGCAGTCAATGTAACTCAGACAAGTATAAAGACAAAACCTGAAACCCAAGAGCTCAGAGAACTTTATTGAAGAGGCACGGCCTTTATGGTCCAACAGCAGTTTTCATTTGGAAACCTCAGGTGTAGAGCGTGAAGGTG
This portion of the Synchiropus splendidus isolate RoL2022-P1 chromosome 18, RoL_Sspl_1.0, whole genome shotgun sequence genome encodes:
- the LOC128750041 gene encoding complement receptor type 1-like; the protein is MSCSLPLVASFLPPVLGRRTGVMMATLSWTLMLLCVTLLDAARDRSQCSPPPLSTQTELSQKRKFRDGEKVSYWCAHGNSATRRKGWLQCTNGKWRKLTSNCHEAHTSCSPPKVTNSVKSEGSLTVYQVGQSAIITCSPGFQLDGPKKITCNRSGQWQPQPPRCRLSPTTDKHQAAKEGGCAAPRDVHDPNIHIAERHANRETFDHNERVQFVCGVGYTSAGGSRFRWCVDGKWTPLLLQCERQLCGSAGEILYGQFAYTGVQFGDTATASCDEGYRLVGQATRRCLNFGWDGRVPVCEAVQCDKPPVVANAEHDGAPEPPYMYRTVVRYHCSVGVIVGSRDVWCTKDGTWSSTPQCTEAHTSCSPPKVTNSVKSEGSLTVYQVGQSAIITCSPGFQLDGPKKITCNRSGQWQPQPPRCRLSPTTDKHQAAKEGGCAAPRDVHDPNIHIAERHANRETFDHNERVQFVCGVGYASAGGSRFRWCVDGKWTPLLLQCERRLCGSAGEILYGQFAYTGVQFGDTATASCDEGYRLVGQATRRCLNFGWDGRVPVCEAVQCDKPPVVANAEHDGAPEPPYMYRTVVRYHCSVGVIVGSRDVWCTKDGTWSSTPQCEERSCHGPKCWRRFQ